The Ziziphus jujuba cultivar Dongzao chromosome 5, ASM3175591v1 genome segment TCTATCTGGACACCACCATCAAAAACCCAAACCCTCTCTATCCTTTTTCTTCCAAAAACCCAAACTTTCTCTTACATgtgaaaaaaaatcacataCCCAACTGGTCTAAacccccagaaaaaaaaaaaaaaaaaaaccacacaaGAATCTGCCAAATGGGCTGTGCACAATCGAGGATAGAAAATGAGGAATCAGTGTCTCGCTGCAAGGACCGGAAGATTCTGATGAAAGATGCGGTTGTTGCTAGAAACGCTTTCGCAGCGGGCCATTCCGGCTACGCCGTCGCTTTGAAGAACACTGGAGCTGCGTTGAGTGATTACGGCCATGGAGAAACCGAAGAGACCCCTGAACTCCACCAACTCCAGCAGCAGCCATTGGACTCCACCTCTCAACCACCGCCTCCGCCTCCGCCTCCACCGCCCATCGACCAGCTCCCACCGCCTCCACCGCCTCTTCCCAATTTCTCTCCCATTACCATCAAGCGCGCCACCAGCATGCCGGAGATTCGGATGAAACATGGCAAACCCGGGCGAGTCACAGATTCCATCACTATTGCTGAAGAGgatgaggaagaggaagaagaggaagaggacgGACACGAAAATGGTAAAGGCTTGCGTCGGTCGCGGAGATCGCGAAATGGGGTGGCTGGAGAGATGGGTAGTTCGGAGGTGGTGTCGGCGGCGGCGCCTTCATCTCCGCCTCGGACTCCAGAGATGAAAACGGTAGTGCCGCCGATGCCGGAATCGGAGTTGAAAGGAATGGCTTGGGATTTCTTCTTCATGATGGATAACATGGCTGGGTCATCCTTGGGTGGAGAGGAAGAGAGTAGGGTTGAGGCTGATGGGCAGCATGGGAATATGGAATTTGGTGAAGCTCAAAATGTAGACGTCAATGGTCGAAATTTAGGCAATGGGGTTGAGCCCAAGACGCCGGAGAAGGTGGAGGAGGAAAAGCCGCTGGAGGAGGAGACTCCGGTGAAGCCAATTGAGCATTCGCATACGGCACCTCCGGAGTTTAGGAGAGCGGTGAAGATGGGTCCGCGCGTGAGTTTGTTGCAGGTATTGAATCAGATAGATGATCATTTCTTAAAGGCCTCCGAGAGTGCTCAGGAGGTTTCAAAGATGTTAGAGGCCACTCGCTTACATTACCACTCCAATTTCGCAGACAATCGAGGTATATGCTGTGCCTTTTTCACATACTGGTGGCTGTGAGGTCTTTTCTGGGAAGGAAGCTCCTTTGTACTAAACTTTCAAAGAAAACCTTTTTCTCCTAGTATCTCATTTTCACCTCAAAATGTAGATTTTTTTACTTCTATTTTTTCACAAGTGAGGGAAGTTACTTCTTgccagatttttgtttttgttgtgcCTTGTGAATTAGAAGATCAATCAGTGTGTAGTATTGTATGTCTTCCTGTATCTGTGATTTAGTTCAACGATTATTAAAACCGGAAAATTGGTTTTTTAGCTTACAATATATCACAAAagctaaaattgttttttttggctTGCAGTACTGCTCTGTTTCAGTGGCAGTGTCAGTTAATGGGtgagttctttttcttttgtttgatgCATTACTTATGCTTTTGATCTTATGCAGGAAACATAGATCATTCTGCAAGGGTCATGCGTGTTATAACGTGGAATAGGTCATTCAGAGGTATACCCAATGGAGATGGCGGGAAGGATGATTTTGATTCGGAAGAATATGAAACTCATGCTACTGTTTTAGATAAGCTGTTAGCGTGGGAAAAGAAACTCTATGAAGAAGTGAAGGTACACTAATGGGTTATGCTGTTCCGTTTTTCTGTCGCCATAGATTTTAGTCATGGTTGGGACtcttttcaattttggataagttcTGTAAGCAAAATATAATCCCACCGTCCATAAATTTGGAGTAACTCGATTCATCAGGCCATAGGCATGAAACGTTAAATCTTTATATGGTTTAGTGAAAACCTTTTGTTTACTtaccaaaaaagggaaaattgaaAAGCCTTTTCTTTGAAAATTGGCATGGAATTGATTCAAGAACTCTTGCTAATAATATATTAGTGCTTGTCTGGTTttcattttgtctttttttcttcctGGTAGGTTCGTTGGTGTTTATTTCCTGTCCTGTGTTGTGATGTTATTCTCGTATAATGAATCATACTTCTTTTTAATAGCAAGGTGAGCTTATGAAGCTCGAGTATCAGAGAAAGGTGACTCTACTGAATAAGCAGAAGAAGCGTGGTGCTAGTGCTGAGACCTTGGAAAAAACGAAGGCAGCTGTAAGTCATTTACATACCAGATATATAGTTGACATGCAGTCTATGGATTCTACAGTTTCAGAAGTAAACCGATTACGTGATGAGCAGCTGTACCCAAAACTTGTTAATCTGGTTGATGGGTAAGATTTTACACTGAGCTTTCAATTAGTGTATTGGTTTTTTCATATGCAAGGATAAATGTGTCATTTTGATAGAACAGGTCAATTTTAATCATCTTGGTATCTAGCctgtttaaaatatcaaattaagtaTCTATGTCTGTtgaaatttcttgctacttTAATAGAATATTTCTGAAGTGAACCGCTTGATTCATTGCTTGAACTATCAAATTATCCAGAAAAGATGACTGACTGCAAACATTTCTGTGTGTACCCTGATGCTTGTTGCATTCTGCATATAATCTATTTCTCGTTTCCAGAAAACCCTCATGGCTACGGACTTTGGATGTTTGTTTGCATGTGCATGTGAGAACAAGAAACATGCTTTGAATTTGATTATGGCCATAACATTTTTATATCTGCACCACAGGATGGCCAAAATGTGGGGAAGCATGTGCATACATCATGACAGTCAGCTTAAAATAGTTATAGACATAAAGTCCCTCGACATTTCCCAGGCTCCAAAGGAAACAACAAAGCACCACCATGAGCGCACCATCCAACTATTGAATGTAGTTGAAGAATGGAATTCACAGTTTGAAAAGCTTGTCACTCATCAGAAACAATACATCCAAGCTCTAAACAGTTGGTTGAAGCTAAATCTGATTCCCATTGAAAGCAGCTTAAAGGAGAAAATATCCTCTCCACCAAGAGCTCAGAATCCCCCAATTCAATCCCTTCTCTATTCATGGCATGACTTTCTCGAAAAGCTTCCAGATGAACTTGCTAAGTCTGCGATTACATCCTTTGCTGCGGTGATCAAGACCATTATGCTTCATCAGGAGGAAGAAATGAAGCTAAAGGAGAAGTGCGAGGAAACCAGAAAGGAATATATTCGCAAAAATCAGGCATTTGAAGAATGGTACCAGAAGTACATGAATCGGAGGGCACATGATGAAACGGATCAAGGGAGAGGTGAAGATACAAATATCAAGGATCCTATTGCAGAGAAGCAATTTGCCGTGGAGAGCTTGAAAAAGAGGTTAgaagaggaaattgaagatcACCAAAAGCACTGTGTCCAGGTGAGAGAGAAGTCACTTGGGAGTCTTAAAACTAGATTGCCAGAGCTTTTCCGAGCTATGTCAGATTATGCGCATGCCTGTTATGATGCCTATGAAAGATTGAGGTCCATCACAGAGTCACAAAACTCAAATGGTAATGGTCCTCGTGTTTAAACTCCTTATCTAGCTCTAGTTTTATTAAACTTAGACATAGTTTTTGGATGAGGCAAGCATGTTTTTCTCTCTATAGAAATGTAATGTTgacttatttatcaaaaaatgtaATGTtggctttctttgttttcttgtgTGGAAAATTTTGCTGTTATATGGGTCTGTACCCTTCCACACAACCCTGCTCAAAAAACAGGCAAAGTCCCTGATTCTCATGTAACttgtatttattcttttattttattttgttttttggtgacTAGTATTTAATTCTAGCTTAATTATGTGATATTGAAATATTATCTTGCGGCACATATTTATAAAATGCAGAGAATTTATCCTCTATTGTGGGTCCTCAAGCGGCTCGATTACCAATATATATGTCCGTTTGCAATGAATAGTAAGATTAATTGTCCCAGCCAGGCTCTGTTGCCCATTTGCATgcatagaaagagaaaagaaaaacttcCTCTTTCATGCCAATTATTTTATCACATGGTGTGGTAACTTTAATACCACCCTTCACATCattctttgaaaattttcaaacccaACTTGTTTCCGTACCTATATAGGAGTGCAGTTTTCTTTACTGCATGCATTATTTTCACACCCTCTAAAGTCGTTTTCTTATTAGTGTGAATTGTACATTCCTTTGATATTGTGAACTTGAAGGGtataaagggaagaaaaaaatatatttaggatTTCAAAGTTGACATTTCTGACATTTATTGTTGGTCCtacaaatggaaaattaaaccatgatattaattaatagtttaGAAAAGCAGTGACCCTAGTGATCAAGCATGAATTTTCAACAATATttcacaggaaaaaaaaaaaaaaaatatatatatatatatatatatatagtccatgatattatttatttgcgTTGTTTTCAATCCTGTTTATTAGTGAActcaaaagaaaagaacaaaaaaaaatccagcTTGTTAGGTAGAATCTCACtgaaatgtatttatttatggacATTTAGCctaatatttgtttataaaaaataaaaagaaatagacaacatatatttgaaaaactccaaAATCCTGGAATCATGTCTAAATTTTCTGTGGCGCTTACATTTTTACTCTAATTTTAAAAGAGACGGTGCTTACAATTCTTAAAAGTTGGAAATATTCAACACGATTAATATTAATctgaaataatattattgtactAATATTCTAAGCCGTATTCTCAAATGAAATAGATTGGCAGGATTATATAGCCCGCGGCTAGCaaagtgtcacggacttgtttgtttacccttcaagccgtgcggccttagttgctattccgaccctttgttgcaactaagtaagccttttgcccactaaaagagaaagctaagcaaagaaagctagagcacaaagagagtttgggagaatgaaagcatattacttgaaagagagctttacaagtatagatgagatttcttggatggtttggccaaatgaggcctctacctatttataggcatacaaagcttaatcctacggctataattgctttaatcctacggtggagaatggttcccacctactcccacctactttacataaaatatctaaagaaacatctagaatagatatgtacatggcttggcccattgtaaggcccaaaataggcccaaagtggattataaggcccataatggagagaatgctcaccaagtgtttgatgaaatgctttaaccgtgacattctcccccacctatgccgtcgacgtcctcgtcgagcttgcttcatggaacctcttgatatgatcttcaaattgccaaagtgcgatagcaggttcccaacttgcttcgctatcgggaagtcccttccatttcaccaagtactcatgactcgggtggttgtcccttccacgaactactcgatcagctaagatgctctccacatccttgtcataagtgttgtagacccctattggtgctcgcttggactcccctcttgtttggtcttcctcatccttgtagtatggtTTTAGACAACTCacatggaagaccgggtgaagtttgagtgtaggaggtaactccaccttataagataccttgcccaccttcttgatgattggaaatggtccctcgtatcgacgaacaaggcctttgtgtagtcctcgggtagacttgtgttgggatgaaaggattttgatgaacaccaagtctcccacttgatactccacgtgccttcttttggcatccgcccacttcttcatcttcttggtggccttatgaaggtacgaccttgctaagtccacttgttcatgccaacctttggcaatcttgaatgcggcaggactccttcctccatacttggtaacaagtgcttgtggagtgagtggttgttgccccgtggctaactcgaatggacttcgattggtggactcgctcctttgcaagttgtaggagaattgggcaacatctagcagctttgcccaatcatgttgattggcactcacaaagtgccgtagatAAAGCTCCAATAATGCATTAGCTCGCTCGGTTTGCCCATCGGTTTGTGGATGAAAGCttgtagagaaatgcaactccgagcccatgagcttgaataactccgtccaaaaccttccggtgaaccttgagtctcgatcacttataattgatcttgggagtccccaatacttcaccacgtgcttgaaGAATAGCCGTGCCGTCTCCTCAGCTGAACACTCCTTTGTCGCGGCAATGAATGTAGCATACTTGGAGAATCGATCAACTACGACGATTATCGTGCTACATCCCTCGGACTTGGGTAAGCTaatgatgaagtccatggagatgctctcccatggtctctccggagttggtagtggctccaataaacctgcgggttgtcgctgttccaccttgtcttgttgacaaacaaggcaggtctttacatacatttcgacatcgtcccgcatttgtggccaataatagttggtctccaacaaagctctcgtacgcttttgccctgggtggccggcccatttggtgtcatggcattccttgatcaaattcttccttaggttgccccaccttggtacgtagatgcgatgccccttagtgtagagaaggccgtcctcaacccaaaacctcttagtcttgccctccatggcaagttgtaggagttgcttggccacaacatcatggtccatgccctcctttagtaggttgggtagttccccttggaacttggttatcgaagctagttcggctttcctacttaatgcatcggcaactacattggctgtaccgggcttgtattcgagcttgtagtcgaactcggcaagaaagtcttgccaacgagcttgcttggggcttaacttcttttgagtttggaaatagcttgtggccacgttgtcagtctttaccacgaatttggaccccagcaagtaatgtctccaagtgcgcaagcagtggatgatggcggtcatctccttctcttggaccgtatacctcctctccgtgtcgttgagcttgcggctttcaaatgcgattggatgcctttcttgcatcaacacgccCCCTATGGCAAAGTCGGAAGCATCAGTGTGCACCTCGAATGGTTTGGAGCAATCGGGCAATGCCAACACGGGTTCCTTCATAATAGCCTCCTTCAAGTCctcaaaggcttgttggcattgggtggaccaactccatgtcttgttcttctttagcagatcggtgagtggtgcggccagggcagaataccctttgataaacctcctgtaatagttaacgagaccaagaaaagatcgcagctcactcaccttggttggaggatcccactcttggatggctttcactttggcttcatccatgtgcagcttgccatccttgatcttGTGGCCGAGGAAATACACCTCATTGGTTGCAAACGAGCACTTCTCTCTCTTCACGTAAAGCTCATTATCCTTTAGAACCTTGAACACAATTCGTAGGTGGTGGATGTGCTCCTCTAGCGTCTTGCTATAGATGACAATGTCATCCAAATAGACCaccacgaatttgtccaagtaaggatggaagatcttgttcatgagagtgcagaaagtggcgggtgcgttggtgagaccaaaaggcatgacgaggaattcgtatgctccatatcgagtaacacacgtagtctttggctcatcaccctccgtaattctcacttggtagtaccccgacctcaagtcaagtttggtaaagtaccttgctcctccaagttgatcaaacaaatcggctatcaacggtatagggtacttgttcttgatggtaacCTTGTTAAGTGCCCTATAGTCGATGCATAGCCTTAACGAACCATCGtgcttcttttggaacaagacgggtgctccataaggtgctttcgacggttgaatgtaaccggcatccaaaagctccttaagttgtctccttagctcctctagctccggtggagacatgcgatatggtgcttttgcgggtggttttgcaccgggctccaactcgatgcaatgatccacctccctccttggtggaagtttcttgggtagttgtggtggcatgacatccttgaactcttcaaggacttggctaacctccttcggtggctccttggaagtaacttcttcttcctcgcgtagagtagcaaggaatgtaggctcccctttctttactcctctcttgaattgcatggcggagaggcggttggaagtacttggcttgtgcatggttggaatcatgcaagggcctccctccattatacacaccgtgttgtagcgagggagtggtaccacattgaattgcctaagaaattccatgccaagtacaatatcaaagtcatccataggagcaatggagaagtttacgttaccttgccaagtgccaaggtgcaactccacgttacgggccatgccatctagcggtttagcctccgcgttcaccgttttcaaccacccttgacctttgtcgagtttgaggccaagcctcatggcctcctccttccttacgaagttgtgagatgcgccggtgtctaccatgacttgggcatctttcccgttgatacgtgccgccacgtacattagggagttcttcgtattgttggttgggattggactagccttcagtgagttaaggagttgtatacaacccatttgcgtgtgctcgtgagtttccctctcttcgagcatggcatttaaggacttcctcttcggacaatctctagcccaatggggaccatcacataagaagcaattttctttcggcttgaattcgggcttacctcctttcttccaatctttggttggtagtggtggccttcttggaaactcgttactttggggagttttatggaatttggctcccccacctttaatataattaatcttaggcttagagttggaagactcaccttgcctaaattcgacaagcgtttcagccgtagtgagggcagtggaaatatcttgtactccccttcgttgaagctcttggcatgcccacggttgcaacccatccatgaagttgaaaaggagatcctcctcattcatgttgggaatttggagcattaacccggagaattgctccacatattcacggatggaacgttggtgcttcaactccttcatgcgtttcctagcttcattcgccacattctcgggatagaattgtttcttcaattcactctttaaatcttcccaagaattgatagcgcatatgcctctcttcatttcttcatgctttctacgccaccacaccgcagcaagattagtaagatatagggtagcggtgtttaccttttgcttttcgtcttggaaatccaaggcctcgaagtatcgctccatgtgccacatgtagttgtccaactcctttgcatcccttctcccactaaactccttgggcttgggaacatctacccttggagtagagactatttgttgggtggtggccgtgccactagttgcagctctcttgcataatgcccaatcctcacgagtttcctctaaactcttcttaaactcatctaattgagcttgcataagggacaaggtttcatttacctttgtttggaaagcttggctttcatgacgccatgcctcggtgttggcctcgttggtgtcttgcatggtacctctaagctcccccacttggccttccactcggccatcgagctcccccatgccttgctccacacaatcaagccgctccaacatgtcggcaacggccaactccatcttgaccaccttggtctccatggcggtgagaacgtccttcgactttgaacgcccacgtcccttccttgcagcttcggggatgacctcccttccccttgcttcttcaatcacaacctctgaggaagacatgttgctctagatgctagctttaaccttgtctctgataccacttgtcacggacttgtttgtttacccttcaagccgtgcggccttagttgctattccgaccctttgttgcaactaagtaagccttttgcccactaaaagagaaagctaagcaaagaaagctagagcacaaagagagtttgggagaatgaaagcatattacttgaaagagagctttacaagtatagatgagatttcttggatggtttggccaaatgaggcctctacctatttataggcatacaaagcttaatcctacggctataattgctttaatcctacggtggagaatggttcccacctactcccacctactttacataaaatatctaaagaaacatctagaatagatatgtacatggcttggcccattgtaaggcccaaaataggcccaaagtggattataaggcccataatggagagaatgctcacatGAAATGCTTTAACCGTGACATTCAAAGGATGACTCTTTCGGCGGTCAAACACGTTTGCGGGCGTGGGCTCTCTTTCTAGATATCCCCCTGACGGCAGTGGCTTTAGCGGCTTGAGCCTTGAGCCTTAGCTAATTGAGATTCAAGTTCAACTTTCAAAATCGTTCAAGAAAACAAATTCGAGCTAAATTTCAtttaagcttttattttattttattataattatatttataatttgtaacTGTGAAAGTTTAACAGATAAAAATTGACAgatgaattttaaataaaccgtgattaaaaaaaattgaaaaaatataaataaaatttttctaaataaattcacatttatttttgtttttgtcaatttcacaaattgccgactaaaaatttcaaaaacttagTAGACttcaaattgaatattttttgttCTCAAAATTAAATTCGAATAAttacctgaacaaaattttaaaaatctaatctATAAAACAGATATTATTGTTACCACGATTGATAACTACGTGTAAAATTAACTATTTAAGTTGTTTAAAaagttcatttttatttatatatatatatatatatgtatatatatatatgtgtggctATGTCCATTTACGCTCAATTTCGAAATGTAAGCCGGTTTGAGCCAAGTCAAAGAAACTTGAGCCCTCTAATAGAAAAAAGACAAATGGACCT includes the following:
- the LOC107420703 gene encoding nitrate regulatory gene2 protein, coding for MGCAQSRIENEESVSRCKDRKILMKDAVVARNAFAAGHSGYAVALKNTGAALSDYGHGETEETPELHQLQQQPLDSTSQPPPPPPPPPPIDQLPPPPPPLPNFSPITIKRATSMPEIRMKHGKPGRVTDSITIAEEDEEEEEEEEDGHENGKGLRRSRRSRNGVAGEMGSSEVVSAAAPSSPPRTPEMKTVVPPMPESELKGMAWDFFFMMDNMAGSSLGGEEESRVEADGQHGNMEFGEAQNVDVNGRNLGNGVEPKTPEKVEEEKPLEEETPVKPIEHSHTAPPEFRRAVKMGPRVSLLQVLNQIDDHFLKASESAQEVSKMLEATRLHYHSNFADNRGNIDHSARVMRVITWNRSFRGIPNGDGGKDDFDSEEYETHATVLDKLLAWEKKLYEEVKQGELMKLEYQRKVTLLNKQKKRGASAETLEKTKAAVSHLHTRYIVDMQSMDSTVSEVNRLRDEQLYPKLVNLVDGMAKMWGSMCIHHDSQLKIVIDIKSLDISQAPKETTKHHHERTIQLLNVVEEWNSQFEKLVTHQKQYIQALNSWLKLNLIPIESSLKEKISSPPRAQNPPIQSLLYSWHDFLEKLPDELAKSAITSFAAVIKTIMLHQEEEMKLKEKCEETRKEYIRKNQAFEEWYQKYMNRRAHDETDQGRGEDTNIKDPIAEKQFAVESLKKRLEEEIEDHQKHCVQVREKSLGSLKTRLPELFRAMSDYAHACYDAYERLRSITESQNSNGNGPRV